The following are from one region of the Thermoproteus uzoniensis 768-20 genome:
- a CDS encoding sulfurtransferase, which yields MSEAVVETEWVQQNLNNPKVRIVEVDYDPATAYEQWHVPNAVLIAWKELRHPVRRDFLEPSDFERLMSERGISNDHTVVLYGDYNNWFAAYAFWLFQAYGHEDVRLMNGGRTAWAKEGRPTTKDRPTFPKTQYKVRRVDWGSRRAYLWEVLNKVVHGEVGKNVLLVDVRSPPEYKGEITAPPEYANEQTQVGGHIPGAISIPWAQAVDQQTGKFKPVEELRRIYEGAGITPDKEVITYCRIGERAAHTWFVLKYLLKYPAVRVYDGSWAEWGNLVGAPVKKGDQP from the coding sequence ATGTCCGAAGCGGTGGTGGAGACCGAGTGGGTCCAACAAAACCTGAACAACCCCAAGGTGAGGATCGTGGAGGTGGACTACGACCCGGCCACAGCCTACGAGCAGTGGCACGTGCCCAACGCCGTGTTGATCGCGTGGAAGGAGCTCAGACACCCCGTGAGGCGCGACTTCCTGGAGCCGAGCGACTTCGAGAGGCTCATGTCGGAGAGGGGCATATCTAACGACCACACCGTGGTGCTCTACGGCGACTACAACAACTGGTTCGCCGCCTACGCCTTCTGGCTGTTCCAGGCGTACGGCCACGAGGACGTCAGGCTAATGAACGGCGGGAGGACCGCGTGGGCCAAGGAGGGGAGGCCCACGACTAAGGACCGGCCGACGTTCCCCAAGACGCAGTACAAGGTGAGGCGCGTCGACTGGGGCTCTAGAAGGGCCTATCTGTGGGAGGTCCTCAACAAGGTAGTGCACGGAGAGGTCGGGAAGAACGTCTTGTTGGTGGACGTGCGGAGCCCGCCGGAGTATAAGGGCGAGATAACGGCGCCTCCCGAATACGCCAACGAGCAGACGCAGGTAGGGGGCCACATACCCGGCGCGATAAGCATACCTTGGGCGCAGGCCGTCGACCAGCAGACGGGCAAGTTCAAGCCGGTGGAGGAGCTGAGGAGGATCTACGAAGGCGCCGGCATCACCCCCGACAAGGAGGTGATCACCTACTGCAGAATAGGCGAGAGGGCGGCCCACACTTGGTTCGTCCTGAAGTACCTGTTGAAGTACCCGGCCGTGAGGGTCTACGACGGCTCTTGGGCCGAGTGGGGCAACTTGGTCGGGGCCCCCGTCAAGAAGGGCGACCAGCCGTAA
- a CDS encoding helix-turn-helix domain-containing protein, whose translation MLRLTPTAKLVINYMALRHLVDGARYVTFRELVERLGVSERRLRSVVQELRRAGLVEAYLDPSKGRAILYRLSFNNFEFDAPRVRPGLYYIDLPPDAKIPGDLTFKAYSIIRASRLLLYTQTFASRKELFRLTKCTCSIKRYGEGPLAEALEVVRSGGIASVVFSSAVDEVDVVGQKPISSSYIKIYRHVFV comes from the coding sequence ATGTTGCGCCTGACGCCTACGGCCAAGCTTGTCATAAACTACATGGCGCTCCGCCACCTCGTGGACGGGGCGAGATACGTCACCTTCAGGGAGCTCGTCGAGCGGCTCGGCGTCTCCGAGCGGAGGCTGAGATCCGTCGTGCAGGAGCTGAGGCGCGCCGGGCTTGTGGAGGCCTATCTCGACCCCTCCAAGGGACGCGCCATACTCTACAGGCTTTCCTTCAACAACTTCGAGTTCGACGCCCCGCGGGTGAGGCCCGGCCTCTACTACATAGACCTCCCCCCAGACGCCAAAATACCTGGCGACCTCACCTTCAAGGCCTACTCCATCATAAGGGCGTCGCGCCTTCTGCTCTACACCCAGACGTTCGCCTCGCGGAAAGAGCTCTTCAGGCTGACCAAGTGCACTTGCTCGATAAAGCGATACGGCGAGGGGCCGCTCGCCGAGGCGCTGGAGGTGGTCAGGTCGGGCGGCATCGCGTCGGTCGTCTTCAGCTCCGCCGTCGACGAGGTGGACGTAGTTGGGCAAAAGCCTATATCGTCGTCGTATATAAAGATATATAGACACGTTTTTGTGTAG
- a CDS encoding pirin family protein, with amino-acid sequence MDVEYLVAGSWTRDGAGVKLYRVFGDPVLAELTDPFLLLDHFGSRYPHEYLAGFPWHPHRGIQTITYLLKGEVHHEDSEGNKGVLGPGDLQWMNAGSGIFHSEMPRPYRQDPEVSGFQLWVNLPRRLKMSDPFYKNLKSGSIPKVVTDRGAVVRLISGRVREPGTGAVEGPVSGLPIPVVYMDVEIPEGVEFLYEVEEGWRTLVYNFGGRARIQGRAVEDRSLLVLSRDGGVLRARGPARFLLLSGVPIGEPIAWRGPIVMNTWEEIREAFLELERGTFMRRRASVEDI; translated from the coding sequence ATGGACGTCGAGTATTTGGTGGCCGGCTCGTGGACTAGGGACGGCGCCGGCGTAAAGCTCTACCGGGTCTTCGGCGACCCCGTCCTGGCCGAGCTGACCGACCCCTTCCTCCTGCTCGACCACTTCGGCTCCCGCTACCCCCACGAATATCTGGCGGGATTCCCGTGGCACCCCCACAGGGGGATCCAGACCATAACCTACCTCCTCAAGGGCGAGGTACACCACGAGGACTCTGAGGGGAACAAGGGGGTGCTGGGCCCGGGAGACCTCCAGTGGATGAACGCCGGCTCGGGGATATTCCACTCCGAGATGCCGAGGCCCTACAGACAAGACCCCGAGGTCTCGGGCTTCCAGCTCTGGGTCAATCTGCCGAGGAGGCTCAAGATGTCGGACCCCTTCTACAAGAACCTCAAAAGCGGCTCGATACCCAAAGTAGTGACGGACAGGGGCGCCGTCGTGAGGCTGATATCGGGCAGAGTAAGGGAGCCCGGAACAGGCGCAGTCGAGGGCCCCGTGTCAGGCCTCCCGATCCCCGTGGTCTACATGGACGTGGAGATTCCCGAGGGGGTCGAGTTCCTCTACGAGGTGGAGGAGGGCTGGAGAACTCTCGTGTACAACTTCGGAGGCCGCGCGAGGATACAGGGGAGGGCCGTGGAGGACAGATCGCTCCTCGTGTTGTCCAGAGACGGCGGCGTGTTGAGGGCCAGAGGCCCCGCCCGCTTCTTGTTGCTCTCCGGCGTCCCCATCGGCGAGCCTATCGCGTGGCGGGGGCCCATAGTCATGAATACGTGGGAGGAGATTAGAGAAGCATTCCTGGAGCTGGAGAGGGGTACTTTCATGAGGAGGAGGGCCTCCGTCGAGGATATATGA
- a CDS encoding helix-turn-helix transcriptional regulator → MLAVALAASLLLDYMHVRYMCPDCPYPTPMSVVFFALLSTLGLAVYAVLRTSSGGARAGGDLEMLASLLREPDRSMYLKLVAHGGEAPVAQIAKELGLNKVRAWRAAQRLQEKGLVELEKTKGRLVMRLRSSYLPPEPKNQQDQKRYKQQH, encoded by the coding sequence GTGCTGGCGGTTGCCCTAGCCGCCTCGCTCCTTCTCGACTACATGCACGTAAGGTACATGTGCCCCGACTGCCCCTACCCCACGCCCATGTCCGTCGTCTTCTTCGCCCTGCTCTCCACGTTGGGGCTTGCCGTTTACGCCGTTCTGAGGACCTCGTCGGGCGGGGCGAGAGCCGGCGGGGATCTGGAGATGTTGGCGTCGCTTCTCAGAGAGCCGGATCGCTCTATGTACCTCAAGCTTGTGGCCCACGGCGGCGAGGCCCCGGTCGCCCAGATAGCGAAGGAGCTGGGCCTCAACAAGGTCAGGGCGTGGAGAGCCGCCCAGAGGTTGCAGGAAAAGGGCTTGGTCGAGCTGGAAAAAACCAAGGGCAGGTTAGTGATGCGTCTGAGATCTAGCTATCTGCCTCCAGAGCCAAAGAACCAGCAGGACCAGAAGCGCTATAAACAGCAACATTAG
- the dpdh gene encoding D-proline dehydrogenase translates to MSTFVVVGGGVVGLFAAYYLKREGADVTLLEMGGLAHSSRAAAGVLEFTKFELNRINVRGYAQRYLGMVRRGKAAVRSLDLAWLVLYLKMYGREPGEETWSFLKEMAQFSRREYLRLAEEQNDFELREEPVYEVVDDVEKEAEALRRDPLGPRFEIGEIDGARAIVYLDPLIISTDLAAERLAREISGVKVVNKRAVKVGDGAVELEGGKVLRADAVVVAGGWWSRRFGVPVAPLKGYGVRAKTEKRPGRTVADFVGGVFVVPFSRWVKITGRFDLDPHPDAKYLPNVLEAAARWVGKADVVDASVGFRPCTPDGLPVLERRGDVVFATGTCRLGWTYAPAMGRIAADLALGRRRDTPITTRRFS, encoded by the coding sequence GTGTCCACCTTTGTGGTTGTCGGGGGCGGCGTGGTGGGGCTCTTCGCCGCGTATTATCTGAAGAGGGAGGGGGCCGACGTCACGCTCCTGGAAATGGGCGGGCTGGCCCACTCGTCGAGGGCCGCGGCCGGGGTCCTGGAGTTCACCAAGTTCGAGCTCAACAGAATAAACGTGAGGGGATACGCCCAGCGCTATCTCGGCATGGTCAGGCGCGGGAAGGCCGCCGTGAGGAGCCTCGACCTCGCCTGGCTCGTGCTCTACCTCAAGATGTACGGGAGGGAGCCCGGCGAGGAGACGTGGAGTTTCTTGAAGGAGATGGCCCAGTTCTCGCGGCGGGAGTATCTACGGCTAGCCGAGGAGCAGAACGACTTCGAGCTGAGGGAGGAGCCGGTGTACGAGGTTGTCGACGACGTGGAGAAAGAGGCAGAGGCGCTGAGGAGGGACCCTCTAGGCCCGAGGTTCGAGATCGGGGAGATCGACGGGGCGAGGGCTATCGTCTATCTGGATCCCTTGATCATCTCGACCGACCTGGCCGCAGAGAGGCTGGCCAGAGAGATCTCGGGTGTCAAGGTGGTCAACAAGAGGGCGGTGAAGGTGGGCGACGGCGCGGTGGAGCTTGAGGGGGGCAAGGTGTTGAGGGCCGACGCCGTGGTAGTAGCAGGCGGCTGGTGGAGCCGCCGCTTCGGCGTCCCCGTGGCGCCGCTTAAGGGATACGGAGTTCGGGCCAAGACCGAGAAGAGGCCGGGGCGGACCGTGGCGGACTTCGTCGGCGGCGTCTTCGTGGTGCCGTTCTCGCGGTGGGTCAAGATCACCGGCAGATTCGACTTGGACCCCCATCCAGACGCAAAATATCTGCCCAACGTCCTCGAGGCGGCGGCCAGGTGGGTCGGCAAGGCTGACGTAGTCGACGCGTCTGTGGGGTTCAGGCCCTGCACTCCCGACGGCCTGCCCGTGCTGGAGAGGCGAGGCGACGTCGTCTTCGCCACCGGCACCTGCAGACTGGGCTGGACCTATGCGCCGGCCATGGGCAGGATAGCGGCGGATCTGGCGCTCGGACGGCGGCGCGACACGCCGATCACCACCAGAAGGTTTTCTTGA
- a CDS encoding YHS domain-containing protein: MAIDPVCGMEVDPKTAKYKTIYGGKIYYFCSQACKEEFERNPQHYLTHGPQGMPHRH; the protein is encoded by the coding sequence ATGGCCATAGATCCCGTGTGTGGGATGGAGGTCGACCCAAAGACGGCGAAATATAAGACTATATATGGAGGCAAGATCTACTACTTCTGTTCCCAGGCGTGCAAGGAGGAGTTCGAGCGGAATCCCCAGCACTATCTGACGCATGGCCCGCAGGGCATGCCCCACAGGCATTAA
- a CDS encoding PaREP1 family protein, translating into MDVEAIYLPAVLARRLRSLAESEAVSLEDYLLEIAFSNMDPPEKARTYAEAALELLKAADEELRAGDLRQASEKIWGAAALAVKAYAYWREGVRLASHGELWRYAKKTADELGGWVHDAWAQANAMHINFYEGWATAEQVAEALKRVEKLVKEIVERVRTRRSA; encoded by the coding sequence GTGGATGTGGAGGCGATTTATCTACCCGCAGTGTTGGCTAGGCGGCTGAGGTCGTTGGCCGAGTCGGAGGCCGTGTCGCTGGAGGATTATCTGCTCGAAATCGCCTTCTCGAACATGGATCCCCCAGAAAAGGCGAGGACGTACGCCGAAGCCGCCCTAGAGCTCTTAAAAGCCGCCGATGAGGAGTTGAGGGCCGGCGATTTGAGGCAGGCCAGCGAGAAGATTTGGGGAGCCGCCGCGCTTGCGGTGAAGGCCTATGCCTACTGGCGGGAGGGGGTTAGGCTGGCGTCGCACGGGGAGCTCTGGCGCTACGCCAAGAAAACCGCCGACGAGCTGGGCGGCTGGGTACACGACGCCTGGGCACAAGCAAACGCCATGCACATAAACTTCTACGAGGGGTGGGCGACAGCGGAACAGGTAGCTGAAGCCCTAAAGCGGGTGGAGAAACTAGTAAAAGAAATAGTCGAGAGAGTGCGAACAAGAAGGTCTGCGTAG